Proteins from a single region of Undibacterium sp. KW1:
- the leuB gene encoding 3-isopropylmalate dehydrogenase encodes MKIAILPGDGIGPEIVEQAVKVLNALGESFEMETAPVGGAGYEASGHPLPEATLKLALEADAVLFGAVGDWKYDTLDRPLRPEQAILGLRKNLKLFANLRPAIMYPELAGASTLKPEVVSGLDILIIRELTGDIYFGQPRGIRVCPDGPFKGEREGFDTMRYAESEIRRIAHVAFQAAQKRDKRLTSVDKANVLETFQFWKEIVTDVHKEYPDVALDHMYVDNAAMQLVRAPKKFDVIVTGNMFGDILSDQASMLTGSIGMLPSASLDANNKGLYEPSHGSAPDIAGKGVANPLATILSAAMMLRYSLNKAEQADRIENAVKKVLAQGLRTPDIYEAGTTKVGTGEMGQAVLQALS; translated from the coding sequence ATGAAAATTGCTATTTTGCCGGGTGACGGCATAGGTCCGGAAATTGTTGAGCAGGCAGTCAAGGTGTTGAATGCGCTGGGCGAGTCTTTTGAAATGGAAACCGCACCAGTAGGTGGTGCAGGCTACGAAGCGTCTGGTCATCCTTTGCCAGAAGCAACCTTGAAACTGGCGCTGGAAGCGGATGCGGTGTTGTTTGGCGCAGTCGGTGACTGGAAGTATGACACCCTGGATCGTCCACTGCGTCCTGAACAGGCCATCCTTGGTTTGCGTAAAAACCTGAAGTTGTTTGCCAATCTGCGCCCGGCCATCATGTATCCGGAGCTGGCAGGTGCATCGACATTAAAACCAGAGGTGGTTTCAGGCCTGGATATATTGATTATCCGTGAGCTGACAGGTGATATTTATTTTGGTCAGCCACGCGGTATTCGCGTTTGTCCTGACGGCCCTTTCAAAGGCGAGCGCGAAGGTTTCGATACCATGCGTTATGCAGAATCTGAAATTCGTCGCATAGCCCACGTCGCCTTTCAGGCTGCGCAAAAACGCGACAAGCGCCTGACTAGCGTTGATAAGGCCAACGTGCTGGAAACTTTCCAGTTCTGGAAAGAAATCGTTACGGATGTACATAAAGAATACCCGGATGTAGCGCTGGACCACATGTATGTCGATAATGCCGCCATGCAACTGGTACGTGCACCCAAGAAATTTGATGTCATTGTCACCGGCAATATGTTTGGCGATATCTTGTCAGACCAGGCATCCATGCTGACCGGCTCCATAGGCATGCTGCCATCGGCTTCGCTGGATGCAAATAACAAGGGCCTGTATGAACCTTCACATGGTTCAGCTCCAGATATCGCTGGCAAAGGCGTAGCGAATCCGCTGGCAACCATCCTGTCTGCTGCCATGATGTTGCGTTACTCGCTGAACAAGGCCGAGCAGGCAGACCGCATAGAGAATGCGGTCAAGAAAGTTCTGGCGCAGGGGTTGCGTACTCCTGATATCTATGAAGCTGGTACCACCAAGGTTGGTACTGGCGAGATGGGGCAGGCTGTGTTGCAGGCATTGAGTTAA
- the asd gene encoding aspartate-semialdehyde dehydrogenase has product MMKLVGLVGWRGMVGSVLMQRMQEEGDFDHIEPVFFSTSNTGGAAPAMAKNEKTLQDANNIDALKKCEIIITCQGGDYTNEIYPKLRASGWNGHWIDAASSLRMNENAVIVLDPVNLPVIKQALVNGQKDWIGGNCTVSCMLMGVGALYKAGLVEWMSTQTYQAASGGGAQHMRELLTQYGTLNAEVKSLLDDPKSAILEIDRKIIAKQRSLTADETANFGVPLGGSLIPWIDKDLGDGMSKEEWKGMAETNKILGQGAGFGTAAVPVDGFCVRIGAMRCHSQALTFKLKKDVPLADIEAMIAADNEWVKVVPNTREASIRDLTPVAVTGTMTIPVGRIRKLAMGPEYVGAFTVGDQLLWGAAEPLRRMLRILID; this is encoded by the coding sequence ATGATGAAACTGGTAGGTCTGGTAGGTTGGCGCGGTATGGTGGGTTCTGTCCTGATGCAACGCATGCAGGAAGAAGGTGATTTCGATCATATTGAACCCGTGTTCTTTTCAACGTCCAATACAGGTGGCGCGGCCCCTGCAATGGCGAAGAATGAAAAGACCTTGCAAGACGCAAATAATATTGATGCGCTCAAGAAGTGCGAAATTATTATTACCTGCCAGGGTGGTGATTACACCAATGAAATTTACCCTAAATTGCGCGCTAGTGGCTGGAACGGCCACTGGATAGATGCCGCATCCAGTCTGCGCATGAATGAAAACGCAGTCATCGTGCTGGACCCGGTCAACCTGCCTGTGATCAAGCAAGCTCTTGTCAATGGTCAAAAAGACTGGATAGGTGGTAATTGCACAGTCAGCTGCATGCTCATGGGTGTTGGTGCTTTGTACAAGGCAGGCCTGGTCGAATGGATGAGTACGCAAACTTACCAGGCCGCGTCTGGTGGCGGTGCTCAGCACATGCGTGAATTGTTAACGCAATACGGCACCTTAAATGCCGAAGTGAAGTCTTTGCTGGATGACCCGAAAAGCGCAATTCTGGAAATCGACCGTAAAATCATTGCCAAACAACGTTCTTTGACTGCCGACGAAACTGCCAATTTTGGCGTACCACTGGGTGGTTCGCTGATCCCATGGATAGACAAGGATCTCGGCGACGGCATGTCCAAGGAAGAATGGAAAGGCATGGCCGAGACCAACAAGATACTGGGGCAGGGTGCAGGTTTTGGTACGGCAGCTGTGCCAGTCGATGGTTTCTGCGTACGTATCGGTGCGATGCGCTGCCACAGCCAGGCTTTGACATTCAAGCTGAAAAAAGACGTGCCACTGGCAGATATCGAAGCCATGATCGCTGCTGACAATGAATGGGTAAAAGTGGTACCAAATACCCGCGAAGCCAGTATTCGTGACCTGACACCGGTTGCCGTCACTGGCACCATGACTATTCCGGTTGGCCGTATCCGCAAATTGGCAATGGGCCCGGAATATGTCGGCGCCTTCACTGTGGGTGACCAGTTATTGTGGGGTGCAGCAGAGCCACTGCGCCGTATGCTGCGTATCCTGATTGATTAA
- the leuD gene encoding 3-isopropylmalate dehydratase small subunit — MEKFTLLDGLVAPMDRANVDTDAIIPKQFLKSIKRSGFGPNLFDEWRYLDHGEPGMDNSKRPVNPEFVLNQARYQGASILLARKNFGCGSSREHAPWALEQFGFRAIIAPSFADIFFNNCYKNGVLPIVLGEAQVDALFNEVKAFPGYRLIVDLEQQVVRTTNGSASYGFDIDAFRKYCMLNGLDDIGLTLRQSDKIRAFEERHLAAQPWLANTI, encoded by the coding sequence ATGGAAAAATTTACTTTATTGGATGGCTTGGTTGCGCCCATGGACCGGGCTAATGTGGATACCGATGCCATCATCCCCAAGCAGTTCCTGAAATCCATCAAACGCAGTGGCTTTGGTCCCAATTTGTTTGATGAGTGGCGCTATCTCGATCACGGCGAACCTGGCATGGACAATAGCAAGCGCCCTGTGAATCCGGAATTTGTATTGAATCAAGCACGCTACCAGGGTGCTTCGATTTTGCTCGCACGTAAAAATTTTGGTTGCGGTTCTTCGCGTGAGCATGCGCCCTGGGCTCTGGAGCAATTTGGTTTTCGCGCCATTATCGCCCCGAGTTTTGCCGACATCTTCTTTAATAACTGCTATAAAAATGGTGTGCTGCCTATCGTCCTGGGCGAGGCTCAGGTCGATGCATTGTTCAATGAAGTCAAGGCTTTTCCTGGCTATCGCCTGATCGTTGATCTGGAGCAGCAAGTCGTGCGCACCACGAATGGCAGTGCCAGCTATGGTTTTGATATTGACGCGTTCCGCAAATACTGCATGCTCAATGGTCTCGACGATATTGGCCTGACGCTGCGCCAGTCTGACAAGATACGCGCCTTTGAAGAGCGCCACTTGGCGGCACAGCCTTGGCTTGCCAATACCATCTAA
- a CDS encoding FimV/HubP family polar landmark protein: MHNQKKSSVITVGRKALSVAVASSLFMLSSAHATGLGKLTVLSALGQPLRAEVELTSPAKEEIDSLVPKLASQEAFKQANIDFNVALLSLRFAVEQRGANYVIRISSSQAMNEPFVDMLLELNSANGKLLREYTFLLDPAELRNSQSVQVSNPVVVANQPQNTSASNAAKNTRANTVANNPGLRNDRSPAPKNAEAGKEIKSAGEYQVKAGDTLSKIAGSYRAEGVSLDQMLVSIYRANPQAFAGNNMNRLKSGQILNVPDAESANASAGSSTEAHSVVVAHAADFNAYRNKLAGQVAEAPAEKTPATKQSGAGKITAKVKEVPNATTDSPDKLKLSKAGPASARASGKGGEEDKLARERATQEANARVKELEKNVSDLKGLLEAQKIEIKNKELAAKQAELAKAKPEAKASAPASTPAPAVASVASAPAPAPASVPAPASAPASVSAQASVPAPASTPAAAASAASVATPKPPVKRKITAPPPPPPPEPSFFDSISDYLLPGGIALLAILGGVGIWTSQRKKKLQQFEDSILTGSSMKANSMFGSTGGQSVDTNNSVFNSNFAPSASQLDANEVDPVAEADVYIAYGRDSQAEEILKEALRTQPDRHAVRVKLLEIYFGRKDAKTFERLASELYGMTSGEGDDWAQAASMGIVLEPGNPLYAGGKAKADMAAASGLGSGTQPLEDLDPEALLANSLSQDMLEAISIIDTAQRDGGAAKASAAPEDAAMDEHALDFDLDISAIPEPEVPKIPEPVAHAAPAAEPAAAPEVDFGTIDFDFGSKDDVPAHVAAEAAPVVAAEPEAEKFELDLGHIDFASDKPAADHLSLDILPPDEKLDENLLAASLAEESAEAPLPELTAQKAEADAMSAFEFDLSGIDLDLDPGAAPAVEEAPAHNAEMATKLDLAVAYHEIGDKEGARELLDEVLKGGTTDQVERAKSMIAQMA, translated from the coding sequence ATGCATAATCAAAAAAAATCGTCTGTGATTACCGTGGGACGCAAGGCGTTAAGTGTTGCTGTAGCCTCGTCCTTGTTCATGTTGTCCAGTGCGCATGCTACCGGTCTCGGTAAGCTGACCGTGCTCTCCGCTCTTGGGCAGCCCTTGCGCGCAGAGGTAGAACTGACTTCTCCTGCCAAGGAGGAGATCGATTCCCTGGTGCCCAAACTGGCATCCCAGGAAGCTTTCAAACAGGCGAACATAGACTTTAATGTCGCATTATTGTCACTGCGTTTTGCAGTTGAGCAGCGCGGCGCAAATTATGTCATTCGCATCAGCTCATCCCAGGCAATGAACGAGCCTTTCGTTGATATGCTGCTGGAGTTAAACTCCGCCAATGGTAAGCTGCTGAGAGAATACACCTTCTTGCTGGACCCCGCTGAATTGCGAAACAGTCAATCCGTGCAAGTCAGTAATCCCGTCGTTGTTGCTAACCAGCCACAAAATACATCTGCATCTAATGCAGCCAAAAACACCCGTGCAAATACGGTTGCAAATAATCCCGGTTTGAGAAATGACAGGTCACCAGCACCAAAAAACGCTGAAGCCGGCAAGGAAATCAAATCTGCCGGCGAATATCAGGTCAAGGCTGGTGATACTTTAAGCAAGATAGCCGGTAGTTACCGCGCTGAGGGCGTTTCCCTTGATCAAATGCTGGTCAGTATTTACCGTGCCAATCCACAGGCTTTTGCCGGCAATAACATGAATCGCCTGAAGTCCGGCCAGATTCTGAACGTGCCGGATGCTGAGTCTGCCAATGCAAGTGCCGGAAGCAGCACTGAAGCTCATTCTGTTGTGGTCGCGCACGCCGCTGATTTCAATGCATACCGCAACAAGCTGGCAGGTCAGGTAGCAGAGGCTCCAGCAGAAAAAACACCTGCCACCAAGCAAAGTGGTGCCGGCAAGATCACTGCCAAGGTAAAAGAAGTACCAAATGCAACGACTGATTCGCCAGATAAACTGAAGTTGTCCAAGGCAGGACCAGCGTCGGCACGCGCCTCAGGCAAGGGCGGTGAAGAAGACAAGCTTGCCAGGGAAAGGGCAACGCAAGAAGCCAATGCGCGCGTCAAGGAACTTGAGAAAAACGTCAGCGACCTCAAGGGCTTGCTCGAAGCACAGAAGATAGAAATCAAGAACAAGGAACTGGCAGCCAAGCAGGCAGAGCTGGCCAAGGCTAAACCTGAAGCCAAGGCAAGTGCTCCTGCATCAACGCCAGCGCCAGCGGTTGCAAGTGTAGCGTCTGCTCCTGCGCCCGCACCAGCTTCAGTACCAGCGCCAGCGTCTGCTCCGGCATCTGTTTCTGCCCAGGCAAGTGTGCCAGCACCAGCTAGCACGCCAGCCGCTGCAGCGTCCGCAGCTTCTGTTGCTACGCCAAAACCACCGGTCAAGCGCAAGATAACTGCGCCACCTCCGCCGCCACCTCCTGAGCCAAGTTTCTTCGACAGCATTTCTGACTACCTGTTGCCAGGTGGTATTGCATTGCTGGCTATCCTGGGTGGCGTTGGCATCTGGACCAGCCAGCGCAAGAAAAAATTACAGCAGTTTGAAGACAGTATCCTGACCGGTTCAAGCATGAAGGCCAACTCCATGTTTGGCTCTACAGGTGGTCAGAGTGTTGATACGAATAACAGCGTATTTAATTCCAATTTTGCGCCATCTGCCAGCCAGCTGGATGCCAATGAAGTTGATCCGGTCGCGGAAGCCGACGTATATATCGCCTATGGCCGTGACTCTCAGGCAGAAGAAATCCTGAAAGAAGCATTGCGTACTCAGCCAGACCGTCATGCGGTAAGGGTCAAATTGCTGGAAATTTATTTTGGTCGTAAGGATGCCAAAACCTTTGAGCGTCTGGCCAGTGAATTGTATGGCATGACCAGTGGCGAGGGCGATGATTGGGCGCAAGCTGCCTCCATGGGTATTGTGCTTGAGCCAGGCAATCCTTTGTATGCCGGTGGCAAAGCCAAGGCTGACATGGCCGCAGCATCTGGTCTGGGTTCTGGTACCCAACCATTGGAAGATCTTGATCCGGAGGCGCTGCTGGCCAATTCCTTGTCCCAGGACATGCTGGAAGCGATCAGTATCATCGATACAGCCCAGCGTGATGGTGGTGCTGCAAAAGCCAGTGCCGCTCCAGAAGATGCAGCGATGGATGAGCATGCCCTGGATTTTGATCTCGATATCTCGGCCATTCCTGAGCCAGAAGTACCAAAAATTCCTGAGCCTGTTGCCCATGCTGCGCCTGCCGCAGAACCTGCTGCAGCACCAGAAGTCGATTTTGGTACGATAGACTTTGATTTTGGCAGCAAGGATGATGTGCCTGCTCATGTGGCGGCAGAGGCGGCCCCCGTCGTTGCAGCAGAGCCAGAAGCTGAGAAGTTCGAGCTGGATTTGGGTCATATAGATTTCGCGTCAGACAAACCTGCAGCAGATCATTTGTCTCTGGATATCTTGCCGCCGGATGAAAAACTGGATGAAAATCTGCTGGCAGCATCCCTGGCTGAAGAATCAGCAGAGGCTCCATTGCCTGAATTGACAGCGCAAAAAGCGGAAGCTGATGCCATGTCAGCCTTTGAATTTGATCTGTCCGGCATTGATCTTGATCTGGACCCGGGCGCAGCACCGGCAGTAGAGGAGGCACCAGCGCACAATGCTGAAATGGCAACCAAGCTGGATCTGGCAGTTGCCTATCATGAAATAGGTGATAAAGAAGGTGCCCGCGAATTGCTGGATGAAGTACTCAAAGGCGGTACTACTGATCAGGTAGAAAGAGCCAAGTCCATGATAGCTCAAATGGCTTAA
- a CDS encoding entericidin A/B family lipoprotein produces MKKIFVLAMCTLVLTACNTVQGIGKDVKKAGEAVENVGKK; encoded by the coding sequence ATGAAAAAGATATTTGTATTGGCGATGTGCACACTGGTACTGACAGCATGCAATACCGTACAGGGCATAGGTAAAGACGTTAAAAAGGCTGGTGAAGCAGTCGAGAATGTAGGTAAAAAATAA
- the leuC gene encoding 3-isopropylmalate dehydratase large subunit, giving the protein MLKTLYDKLWESHVVHSEDDGTAILYIDRHLLHEVTSPQAFEGLKLAGRQPWRLSANLVVADHNVPTTNRIDGIDDPISRLQVETLDANAKEYGLTYFGMADKRQGIVHVIGPEQGATLPGMTVVCGDSHTSTHGAFACLAHGIGTSEVEHVLATQTLIAKKSKSMLVQVDGAMPVGVTAKDIVLAVIGKIGTAGGTGYAIEFAGSTIRNLSMEGRMTVCNMAIEAGARAGMVAVDQTTIDYVKGRPLSPVGPHWDRAVEYWSTLHTDVGAKFDMVVTLNAAEIKPQVTWGTSPEMVVAIDSRVPDPEQEKDAVKRDAIEKALIYMALEPNTAISDIRIDKVFIGSCTNSRIEDLRAAAAVVRGKYRASNVKLAMVVPGSGLVKEQAEREGLDQIFKAAGFEWREPGCSMCLAMNADRLEPGERCASTSNRNFEGRQGQGGRTHLVSPAMAAAAGVAGHFVDVRGLS; this is encoded by the coding sequence ATGCTTAAAACGCTTTACGATAAATTATGGGAATCCCATGTAGTCCATTCAGAAGACGATGGCACGGCAATTCTCTATATAGACCGCCATTTGTTGCATGAGGTGACCAGTCCGCAGGCTTTCGAAGGTCTGAAGCTGGCTGGACGTCAGCCATGGCGACTATCCGCTAATCTGGTCGTGGCAGATCACAATGTGCCAACCACAAACCGCATCGATGGTATCGATGATCCGATTTCCCGCTTGCAGGTAGAAACACTGGATGCCAATGCCAAGGAATATGGTTTAACCTATTTTGGCATGGCAGACAAACGCCAGGGCATCGTTCACGTAATAGGCCCTGAGCAAGGCGCAACCTTGCCGGGCATGACTGTCGTTTGTGGTGATTCGCATACATCGACTCATGGCGCTTTTGCCTGCTTGGCGCATGGCATTGGTACATCTGAAGTTGAGCATGTGCTGGCGACACAGACTCTGATCGCCAAAAAATCCAAATCCATGCTGGTGCAAGTCGATGGTGCCATGCCTGTCGGCGTGACAGCAAAAGATATCGTGCTGGCAGTGATAGGCAAGATTGGTACCGCAGGCGGCACCGGTTACGCGATTGAGTTTGCCGGTTCAACCATCCGCAATCTGTCTATGGAAGGGCGCATGACCGTCTGCAATATGGCGATTGAAGCTGGTGCGCGTGCTGGCATGGTGGCAGTGGACCAGACTACCATCGACTATGTTAAAGGCCGCCCCTTGTCACCCGTTGGCCCGCACTGGGACAGGGCTGTTGAATACTGGAGCACACTGCATACCGATGTTGGTGCCAAATTCGACATGGTAGTGACGCTCAATGCCGCAGAAATCAAGCCACAGGTTACCTGGGGTACCTCGCCCGAAATGGTGGTGGCGATAGATAGCCGCGTACCTGACCCTGAGCAGGAAAAAGATGCTGTTAAACGTGATGCCATAGAAAAAGCATTGATCTATATGGCGCTGGAGCCGAATACGGCCATTTCTGATATCCGTATTGATAAAGTCTTTATCGGCTCCTGCACTAATTCGCGCATAGAAGATTTGCGTGCTGCGGCAGCTGTGGTGCGTGGCAAATACCGCGCGTCAAACGTCAAGCTGGCGATGGTCGTGCCAGGTTCTGGCCTGGTCAAAGAACAGGCTGAGCGTGAAGGCCTGGATCAGATATTTAAAGCCGCAGGTTTTGAATGGCGTGAGCCAGGTTGCTCGATGTGCCTGGCAATGAATGCCGACAGGCTGGAACCGGGTGAGCGTTGTGCTTCCACTTCCAACCGTAACTTTGAGGGCCGTCAGGGCCAGGGTGGCCGCACCCACCTGGTGTCACCTGCCATGGCTGCAGCAGCTGGTGTGGCAGGACATTTTGTCGATGTACGTGGATTATCTTAA